One window from the genome of Diabrotica virgifera virgifera chromosome 6, PGI_DIABVI_V3a encodes:
- the LOC126886099 gene encoding ETS domain-containing transcription factor ets-5-like produces MRKEIPPFNKALNREKDVNAAKDSDKKRATENPDFVTATFDLQSVLQIPSSDVSPLYHNRKLSAVNLCIYEGAHPNNAHCFTWTNGARGSLEIATCLYYYDKNIMSKVHGKRYAYKFDFQGLMAACQAQAQGQGDVLPTYQKYQPHQSELGAALYPTGHAVNHRLPNILPGSTQHSQTALFPPPTYWPYSPANFDPRGAPFN; encoded by the exons ATGCGGAAAGAAATTCCTCCTTTCAACAAAGCGTTGAAT CGCGAAAAGGATGTCAATGCTGCTAAGGACAGTGATAAGAAAAGAGCAACTGAAAATCCTGATTTTGTCACTGCTACTTTTGACCTTCAAAGTGTGCTGCAAATACCAAGTAGTGATGTATCACCCTTATACCACAATAGAAAATTATCTGCCGTTAATTTATGCATTTATGAAGGAGCTCACCCAAATAATGCACACTGTTTTACCTGGACTAATGGTGCCAGAGGGAGCTTAGAAATTGCGACATGTTT ATATTACTACGATAAAAACATTATGTCAAAAGTTCATGGCAAACGATATGCCTACAAGTTTGACTTTCAGGGGCTGATGGCTGCGTGTCAAGCTCAAGCGCAGGGACAAGGAGACGTCCTACCAACCTACCAAAAGTACCAACCACACCAAAGTGAATTAGGAGCTGCTCTCTACCCCACAGGGCATGCTGTTAATCATAGGTTACCAAATATCCTACCCGGAAGTACGCAACATTCCCAAACAGCGCTTTTCCCACCTCCTACCTACTGGCCCTATTCTCCCGCAAACTTTGATCCAAGGGGTGCtccttttaattga
- the LOC126886098 gene encoding uncharacterized protein LOC126886098: protein MLPESSSSHVQNSSRESSQVPEFLTNAVETAVVVNLENNENLDSNIDIRINDVRKKRKLALTNLEKQAEKMLKFSNSKYSSAKLGNTVRIRVPDVDRARSDQRNLLAIVTEITEKKLYKLGTKYGILNQLYSRNQFTVCKEKFISIEEIPDTEISLRECARKSSNCGGQGYSRCGCKGGCKSDKCKCRKEKKICNSKCHHSGTCFNK, encoded by the coding sequence ATGTTGCCCGAATCAAGTTCATCTCATGTTCAAAATTCATCTCGTGAATCTAGTCAAGTTCCagaatttttaacaaatgcgGTAGAAACGGCTGTTGTAGTtaatttagaaaataatgaaaatctgGATTCCAATATAGATATTAGAATAAACGATGTAAGGAAGAAAAGAAAATTGGCTTTGACGAATCTAGAAAAACAAGCCGAGAAGATGTTAAAATTTTCCAATTCCAAATATTCATCGGCTAAACTAGGTAACACAGTTAGGATACGAGTGCCAGATGTGGACCGAGCTCGTAGTGATCAAAGAAATCTACTAGCTATCGTGACAGAGATAACTGAAAAAAAGCTTTACAAACTAGGCACAAAATATGGCATACTAAATCAGTTATATTCAAGAAACCAGTTTACCGTTTGTAAAGAAAAGTTTATCTCCATAGAAGAGATTCCAGACACTGAGATATCTCTTAGAGAATGCGCAAGAAAATCTTCTAACTGTGGGGGACAAGGATACAGTAGGTGCGGTTGTAAAGGTGGGTGTAAATCTGATAAGTGTAAGTGtcgtaaagaaaaaaaaatatgtaactccAAGTGTCACCATAGTGGAACATGTTTCAACAAATAG